In Venenivibrio stagnispumantis, a genomic segment contains:
- the rpsP gene encoding 30S ribosomal protein S16 codes for MVRIRLSRAGRKKHPVYRMIVVDSRKPRETKAIEYIGTYDPILKTGNINVEKAKEWIAKGAQPSERALKILKSFGLEQ; via the coding sequence GTGGTACGTATCAGATTATCCAGAGCAGGTAGAAAAAAGCATCCGGTTTATAGAATGATTGTTGTAGATAGCAGAAAACCAAGAGAAACAAAAGCTATAGAGTATATAGGAACTTATGACCCAATATTAAAAACCGGCAATATAAATGTAGAAAAAGCAAAAGAATGGATAGCAAAAGGAGCTCAACCATCAGAAAGAGCTTTAAAAATACTCAAAAGCTTCGGATTGGAACAATAA
- a CDS encoding KH domain-containing protein — protein sequence MSKLQEVVEYMAKALVDHPEKVEVREIEGEKITVVELKVAPEDLGKVIGKQGRVARAMRTILGSISRKMNKRAVLEILE from the coding sequence ATGAGCAAATTGCAAGAAGTAGTAGAGTACATGGCTAAAGCCCTTGTTGACCACCCTGAGAAGGTGGAAGTTAGAGAAATAGAAGGAGAGAAAATAACTGTTGTTGAACTTAAAGTAGCTCCTGAAGACCTTGGAAAAGTTATAGGAAAACAAGGTAGAGTAGCAAGAGCTATGAGAACAATCCTTGGTTCTATATCAAGAAAAATGAACAAAAGAGCAGTATTGGAAATTCTTGAATAA